One segment of Desulfosudis oleivorans Hxd3 DNA contains the following:
- a CDS encoding putative quinol monooxygenase yields MVVVAKLKAKAESQAAVESILKGLVAEVSQEEGTLVYTLHRSQTDPSVFLFYEQYKDMDALVAHSSTDHFKKAFAGLKDLLAEKPVIEMYDELDAI; encoded by the coding sequence ATGGTCGTTGTGGCAAAACTGAAAGCAAAGGCGGAAAGCCAGGCAGCAGTGGAATCGATTTTAAAGGGGCTGGTTGCCGAGGTCAGCCAGGAGGAGGGCACCCTTGTCTATACCCTGCACCGCAGCCAGACCGACCCTTCGGTCTTTCTTTTCTATGAGCAGTACAAGGACATGGACGCCCTGGTGGCCCACAGTTCCACCGATCATTTCAAAAAGGCGTTTGCCGGTCTCAAAGACCTGCTGGCGGAGAAACCGGTGATCGAGATGTATGATGAGCTGGACGCCATTTGA
- a CDS encoding MBL fold metallo-hydrolase, producing MNNFFRLGIIIVALASGFECRAEERLPSAVEGRGVYDSRYRETMTGRQFYNIEPTKKHNAWDMIKWGLTRKKAQWPDSVPATAGGITSERVEKGIRYTVVGHATVLIQTDGINILTDPIWSKRASMVSWAGPKRVAAPGIAFSKLPPIDVVLISHNHYDHMDIPTLRRLAARDNPLVIAGLGSSRTLGRHGIDHVRELDWWQETAVGGITVLFTPARHFSRRGVTDYNQSLWGGFGITAPSGTVCFIGDSGYGGFFKEIGRRLGTVDLAFIPIGAYEPHWMMETVHLTPEQAFQVHLDLGARRSAAIHFGTFQLTDEPMDEPAERLGRLVREHGLADKTFVVPVFGQAASLEDL from the coding sequence ATGAACAATTTTTTCCGGCTGGGTATTATCATCGTGGCGCTTGCGTCGGGCTTCGAGTGCCGGGCTGAAGAGCGGCTGCCCTCAGCGGTTGAAGGCCGTGGCGTTTATGACAGCCGGTACAGGGAGACAATGACCGGACGACAGTTTTACAATATCGAGCCCACCAAGAAGCACAATGCCTGGGATATGATTAAATGGGGCCTGACCCGTAAAAAGGCCCAATGGCCCGATTCCGTGCCGGCCACTGCCGGCGGCATTACTTCCGAGCGGGTGGAAAAGGGTATTCGTTACACGGTAGTGGGCCATGCCACGGTGCTGATCCAGACCGACGGCATCAACATCCTGACCGATCCCATCTGGTCAAAACGGGCCAGCATGGTCTCCTGGGCCGGGCCAAAGCGCGTGGCGGCACCGGGCATCGCTTTTTCAAAGCTTCCCCCCATTGACGTTGTGCTGATCTCCCACAACCATTACGACCACATGGACATTCCCACCCTTCGGCGGCTGGCGGCCCGGGACAATCCCCTGGTGATCGCGGGCCTGGGCAGCAGTCGCACCCTGGGGCGCCACGGCATTGACCATGTTCGCGAACTGGACTGGTGGCAGGAAACAGCGGTGGGCGGTATCACCGTTCTGTTTACCCCGGCCCGTCATTTTTCCCGCCGGGGCGTGACCGATTACAATCAAAGCCTGTGGGGCGGGTTCGGCATCACGGCGCCGTCAGGCACTGTCTGTTTTATCGGAGATTCCGGGTACGGCGGTTTTTTTAAAGAGATCGGCAGGCGGCTGGGCACCGTGGACCTGGCCTTTATTCCCATCGGGGCCTATGAGCCGCACTGGATGATGGAGACCGTGCACCTGACCCCGGAGCAGGCCTTTCAGGTCCACCTGGACCTGGGGGCCCGCCGGTCCGCTGCCATTCACTTTGGCACGTTTCAGCTTACCGACGAGCCCATGGACGAACCGGCCGAACGTCTTGGCCGGCTGGTTCGTGAGCATGGTCTTGCGGATAAAACTTTTGTGGTGCCCGTTTTCGGGCAGGCCGCAAGCCTGGAGGATTTATGA